In one window of Camelina sativa cultivar DH55 chromosome 15, Cs, whole genome shotgun sequence DNA:
- the LOC104745947 gene encoding probable inactive nicotinamidase At3g16190 gives MAERWTNTALLVIDMQNDFIEEGSVMQVKGGKSIVANVIGVVELARQRGILVIWVVREHDPQGRDVEIFRRHHYNSEKVGPTVKGTVGARLVDGLIIREEEDYKIVKTRFSAFFGTNLHSFLQTSGVSKLVIAGVQTPNCIRQTVFDAVELDYPNVTVITDATAAATPEIHTANILDMKNIGVKTPTLDEWSEESA, from the exons ATGGCCGAGAGATGGACGAACACGGCTCTGCTCGTTATCGATATGCAG AACGATTTCATAGAGGAAGGTTCTGTTATGCAAGTGAAAGGTGGGAAATCTATAGTTGCTAATGTTATCGGAGTCGTAGAACTCGCAAGGCAGCGTGGAATCCTCGTGATTTGG GTTGTTAGGGAACATGATCCTCAAGGAAGAGATGTTGAAATATTCAGACGCCATCACTATAATTCTGAGAAAGTCGGGCCAACTGTTAAAGGCACCGTAGGTGCAAGATTGGTAGATGGACTGAtcattagagaagaagaagactataaGATAGTTAAAACCCGTTTCAGCGCTTTCTTTGGAACCAATCTTCATTCCTTCTTGCAAACTTCTGGTGTCAGCAAGTTAGTGATTGCTG gtgtTCAAACACCGAATTGTATCCGGCAAACGGTTTTTGATGCAGTGGAGCTGGATTATCCAAATGTGACTGTTATCACAGATGCCACTGCGGCTGCAACACCAGAGATCCATACCG CGAATATTCTTGACATGAAGAATATAGGAGTCAAGACTCCTACTTTAGACGAGTGGTCCGAAGAATCTGCTTGA